One window from the genome of Streptomyces sp. WZ-12 encodes:
- a CDS encoding FAD-dependent monooxygenase, which yields MPDVVIVGAGPVGLLLACELGLAGCAVVVLERESAPGSPWRAEPLGMRGLFATSLQGFHRRGMLHPLLNASGVHDELAADFGADGQSAIRGGVGHFAGMVLDPARVDLTALPFRLPSPAPDFALTSLDVIEAVLSERAVELGVEIRRGVTVSGVAQDDEGVVVRAGEREYRARWVVGCDGGRSAVRRLAGFECVGTEPRFTGYTMVATLADPEKLRPGINPTPTGMYLRMGTAGHVGMMDFDGGAFDRAHPPTRDHLQTVLRRVSGTDVTLTEVHLASSFTDRAMQTTSYRRGRVLLAGDAAHIHSPLGGQGLNTGLGDALNLGWKLAATVRGDAPDGLLDTYTRERHPVGARVLDWSRAQVSAMAPGPHGRALQGVIRDLLGTRDGTTYVVGRLSGWATRHDLGSDHPLVGRHAPEFRRADGTCLADLMHDGRGVVLDFSAERRLRDAATGWQRRLRYAAGAVEDDLGLGAVLVRPDSIVAWADARDVDRQAFARAAGEWFGPAET from the coding sequence ATGCCTGACGTAGTGATCGTGGGTGCTGGCCCGGTCGGTCTCCTCCTCGCCTGCGAGCTGGGGCTCGCCGGTTGCGCCGTCGTGGTGCTGGAGCGGGAGTCGGCGCCCGGGTCCCCGTGGCGGGCGGAACCGCTGGGAATGCGGGGGTTGTTCGCCACATCGCTCCAGGGGTTCCACCGCCGCGGAATGCTGCATCCGCTGTTGAACGCCTCGGGTGTCCATGACGAACTCGCTGCCGATTTCGGCGCGGACGGGCAGTCCGCCATCCGCGGCGGCGTGGGGCACTTCGCCGGCATGGTGCTCGACCCGGCCAGGGTCGACCTGACCGCGCTGCCGTTCCGACTGCCCAGCCCGGCCCCGGACTTCGCGTTGACCAGCCTCGATGTGATCGAGGCGGTGCTGTCCGAGCGGGCGGTGGAGCTCGGCGTGGAGATCAGGCGTGGCGTCACCGTCTCCGGCGTCGCGCAGGACGACGAGGGCGTGGTCGTGCGGGCCGGCGAGCGCGAGTACCGGGCGCGCTGGGTCGTCGGCTGCGACGGCGGGCGCAGCGCGGTGCGTCGGCTCGCCGGCTTCGAATGCGTCGGCACCGAGCCGAGGTTCACCGGCTACACCATGGTCGCCACCCTCGCCGATCCCGAGAAGCTCCGCCCTGGGATCAACCCGACACCGACCGGCATGTACCTCCGGATGGGCACGGCAGGGCACGTCGGCATGATGGACTTCGACGGCGGCGCGTTCGACCGTGCGCACCCGCCGACCCGCGACCACCTCCAGACGGTGCTGCGCCGGGTGTCCGGAACCGACGTGACGCTGACCGAGGTTCACCTCGCGTCGAGCTTCACCGATCGGGCGATGCAGACGACGAGCTACCGGCGGGGACGCGTCCTGCTGGCGGGCGACGCCGCGCACATCCACTCCCCCCTGGGCGGCCAGGGACTCAACACCGGGCTGGGCGACGCCCTGAACCTGGGGTGGAAGCTGGCGGCGACCGTGCGCGGGGACGCGCCGGACGGCCTTCTCGACACCTACACCCGCGAACGCCACCCGGTCGGCGCGCGGGTGCTCGACTGGTCCCGCGCCCAGGTGTCCGCCATGGCGCCGGGCCCGCACGGTCGGGCCCTCCAGGGGGTGATCCGCGATCTGCTCGGGACCCGGGACGGGACGACCTATGTGGTCGGGCGGCTCTCGGGCTGGGCGACCCGCCACGACCTCGGCAGCGACCACCCGTTGGTCGGCCGCCACGCCCCGGAGTTCCGCCGTGCGGACGGCACGTGCCTCGCCGACCTGATGCACGACGGACGGGGCGTGGTGCTCGACTTCAGCGCCGAACGCCGCCTGCGGGATGCGGCGACGGGCTGGCAGCGCCGGTTGCGTTACGCGGCCGGGGCGGTCGAGGACGACCTGGGGCTGGGCGCCGTGCTCGTCCGGCCGGACTCCATCGTCGCCTGGGCGGACGCTCGCGACGTCGACCGGCAGGCGTTCGCGCGGGCCGCCGGCGAGTGGTTCGGCCCCGCGGAAACCTGA
- a CDS encoding SGNH/GDSL hydrolase family protein translates to MTIALRPGATVMFTGDSITDSQRLESEDGLGFGYPLRVAGEFGLRHPDRPVSWLNTGIGGHKVSDLEARWQADVLDAGPDVVSILVGVNDMGWHTIDPDGRVIPPEDFAAGYERLLAPLAEAGTALVLIEPFLLPISGTVVAGPGDARIDEAVRKEWRADLDPKIQVVRELARAHGAQLLAADSMFAQLAAASGPEHWAADGVHPTPAGHAALADAWLRLVT, encoded by the coding sequence ATGACGATCGCCCTCCGTCCGGGAGCCACCGTGATGTTCACCGGAGATTCGATCACCGACAGCCAGCGGCTGGAGAGCGAGGACGGCCTCGGGTTCGGCTACCCGCTGCGCGTCGCGGGCGAGTTCGGACTCCGCCACCCGGACCGGCCCGTGAGCTGGCTCAACACCGGGATCGGGGGCCACAAGGTGAGCGATCTGGAAGCCCGGTGGCAGGCGGACGTGCTTGACGCGGGCCCGGACGTGGTGTCGATCCTCGTCGGCGTCAATGACATGGGCTGGCACACGATCGACCCGGACGGCCGGGTGATCCCCCCGGAGGACTTCGCGGCGGGTTACGAGCGTCTGCTCGCGCCGCTGGCCGAGGCGGGCACGGCGCTGGTTCTCATCGAGCCGTTCCTGCTGCCGATCAGTGGCACCGTCGTGGCCGGTCCCGGTGACGCGCGCATCGACGAGGCGGTCCGCAAGGAGTGGCGGGCCGATCTGGACCCGAAGATCCAGGTCGTGCGCGAGCTCGCCCGCGCCCACGGCGCGCAGTTGCTCGCCGCGGACAGCATGTTCGCCCAACTCGCCGCGGCGAGCGGGCCGGAGCACTGGGCCGCGGACGGCGTGCATCCGACGCCGGCCGGCCATGCCGCACTCGCGGATGCCTGGCTACGCCTGGTCACGTGA
- a CDS encoding FMN-binding glutamate synthase family protein has protein sequence MRARSIATATATALALVAARDLVQKKHALLRNFPVIGHARYLLETIGPELRQYIVTSNDEERPFSRDQRTWIYASAKGENNYFGFGTDNDIEHMQGHAYLKQRTFAHAPLPDAHDPQAPLPSAKVLGGPRGRAKAFRPASVVNISAMSFGSLSGAAITALNKGAALAGTMQNTGEGGLSPYHRNGGDLILQIGTAYFGCRNEDGSFNIDKLKDVIAGAPVKAIEIKLSQGAKPGLGGMLPGAKVTPEIAEIRGIPLGKDCASPSRHTAFSDVDSMLDFVELLATETGLPVGIKSAVGEMEFWQELATLMARGDRGVDFVTIDGGEGGTGAAPLIFSDSVSLPFRMGFSRVYGTFAELGLTDDLTFIASGKLGLPENAAVAFALGADMINVAREAMLSIGCIQSQKCHTDKCPTGVATQNPRLARGLDPTSKATRAAVYLRTLRKELLKVSSAVGVPHPALITAADIEIMNGDYEARTLAGVYGYKDGWGELGPRLAEEITALLAAKAASEEPPTA, from the coding sequence ATGCGCGCCCGGAGCATCGCCACGGCCACCGCAACTGCACTGGCACTCGTGGCCGCTCGTGACCTTGTCCAGAAGAAGCACGCCCTGCTCCGGAACTTCCCGGTGATCGGGCACGCCCGGTACCTGTTGGAGACGATCGGGCCGGAGCTGCGGCAGTACATAGTCACCTCCAACGACGAGGAGCGCCCGTTCAGTCGGGACCAGCGCACCTGGATCTACGCGTCGGCGAAGGGCGAGAACAACTACTTCGGGTTCGGCACCGACAACGACATCGAGCACATGCAGGGGCACGCGTACCTGAAGCAGCGCACGTTCGCCCACGCTCCGCTGCCCGACGCGCACGACCCGCAGGCCCCGCTGCCCTCGGCCAAGGTGCTGGGCGGGCCGCGCGGGCGCGCCAAGGCGTTCCGACCGGCGAGCGTGGTGAACATCTCGGCGATGAGCTTCGGATCGCTCTCCGGCGCGGCGATCACCGCGCTCAACAAGGGGGCGGCGCTGGCGGGCACGATGCAGAACACGGGCGAGGGCGGCCTCTCGCCGTACCACCGCAACGGCGGCGACCTCATCCTCCAGATCGGTACCGCCTACTTCGGCTGCCGCAACGAGGACGGCAGCTTCAACATCGACAAGCTCAAGGACGTGATCGCCGGCGCCCCGGTCAAGGCGATCGAGATCAAGCTCTCCCAGGGCGCCAAGCCGGGGTTGGGCGGGATGCTGCCGGGCGCGAAGGTGACCCCGGAGATCGCCGAGATCCGCGGCATCCCGCTCGGCAAGGACTGCGCCTCCCCGTCGCGGCACACCGCGTTCAGCGACGTCGACTCGATGCTGGACTTCGTCGAACTGCTCGCCACCGAGACCGGTCTGCCGGTCGGGATCAAGAGCGCGGTGGGCGAGATGGAGTTCTGGCAGGAGCTGGCCACGCTGATGGCGCGCGGTGACCGTGGTGTCGACTTCGTGACCATCGACGGCGGCGAGGGCGGTACTGGGGCGGCGCCGCTGATCTTCTCCGACTCGGTGTCGCTGCCCTTCCGGATGGGCTTCTCCCGGGTCTACGGCACCTTCGCCGAGCTGGGGCTGACCGACGACCTGACCTTCATCGCCTCCGGCAAGCTCGGCCTGCCCGAGAACGCCGCGGTCGCCTTCGCGCTGGGTGCCGACATGATCAACGTGGCGCGTGAGGCGATGCTGTCGATCGGCTGCATCCAGTCGCAGAAGTGCCACACCGACAAGTGCCCCACCGGCGTCGCGACCCAGAACCCGCGGCTGGCCCGCGGTCTCGACCCGACCTCGAAGGCCACCCGGGCCGCCGTCTACCTGCGTACCCTCCGCAAGGAGTTGCTGAAGGTCTCGTCGGCCGTCGGCGTTCCCCACCCGGCACTCATCACGGCCGCCGACATCGAGATCATGAACGGCGACTACGAGGCCCGTACCCTGGCCGGCGTCTACGGCTACAAGGACGGTTGGGGCGAGCTCGGCCCGCGGCTCGCCGAGGAGATCACCGCGCTGCTCGCCGCCAAGGCGGCATCGGAGGAGCCCCCGACCGCCTGA
- a CDS encoding alpha/beta hydrolase family protein → MTEKVRFRSVVGPELAGAIDLPDGEIRGWGIFVHGFTLGKDSPAASRVSKQLAREGIGMLRFDNLGIGDSDGDWGDGSFTVKVQDTLRAAAMMAERGTPADLLVGHSWGGAAALAAAAEMTGVRALATIGAPVEPSHVERQYDAVMDRVLSEGSHEWFVGGRTLVLKRAFVEDVRRAQLRDRIRELSLPLLVLHSPTDQTVSIDNAGEIFREARHPRSFVSLEGADHLLTARGQAQRAAHIISAWADQYIPRPRPGGKTSPTPKSSLG, encoded by the coding sequence ATGACCGAAAAAGTGAGATTCCGAAGCGTCGTCGGCCCCGAACTGGCCGGAGCGATCGACCTGCCGGACGGCGAGATCCGCGGCTGGGGGATCTTCGTGCACGGATTCACGCTCGGCAAGGACTCGCCGGCCGCCTCGCGCGTCAGCAAGCAGCTTGCGCGCGAGGGGATCGGCATGCTGCGCTTCGACAACCTCGGGATCGGGGACTCGGACGGTGACTGGGGTGACGGTTCCTTCACCGTCAAGGTCCAGGACACGCTCCGCGCGGCGGCCATGATGGCGGAGCGAGGGACTCCGGCAGACCTGTTGGTGGGGCACTCGTGGGGAGGCGCCGCCGCCCTCGCAGCGGCGGCCGAGATGACGGGCGTCCGCGCGCTCGCCACCATCGGGGCGCCGGTCGAGCCCAGTCACGTCGAGCGGCAGTACGACGCGGTGATGGATCGCGTGCTCAGTGAGGGGTCGCACGAGTGGTTCGTCGGCGGGCGGACCCTGGTCCTCAAGCGTGCCTTCGTCGAAGACGTCCGCCGCGCTCAACTCCGCGACCGGATTCGTGAGTTGAGCCTGCCGCTACTCGTCCTGCACTCGCCCACCGACCAGACCGTCAGCATCGACAACGCCGGGGAGATCTTCCGCGAGGCACGGCACCCGCGCAGCTTCGTCTCGCTCGAAGGCGCGGACCATCTCCTGACCGCACGAGGACAGGCACAGCGGGCCGCCCACATCATCAGCGCCTGGGCCGACCAGTACATCCCCAGGCCGCGGCCCGGAGGCAAGACATCCCCGACGCCGAAGAGTTCGCTCGGATAG
- a CDS encoding acyl carrier protein produces the protein MTNAIARGRLPHLLDTKFRVPADQVSDAVTLKDLDLDSLALVEFSLTAEEEFGVLIPETEIGTMTVLEIVDQLTMPL, from the coding sequence ATGACCAACGCGATCGCCCGGGGCCGTCTACCGCACCTGCTGGACACGAAGTTCCGCGTTCCGGCCGACCAGGTCAGTGACGCCGTCACCCTGAAGGACCTGGACCTGGACTCCCTGGCACTGGTCGAGTTCAGCCTCACCGCCGAGGAGGAGTTCGGGGTGCTCATCCCCGAGACGGAAATCGGCACCATGACGGTCCTTGAGATCGTCGACCAGTTAACGATGCCCCTCTGA
- a CDS encoding aminotransferase class I/II-fold pyridoxal phosphate-dependent enzyme, giving the protein MAQGISFATQDYLALSREPSVRRAVAEALAKYGPHAGSSPILTGHTPLADQLKREISQLTGMAHIILFPTGWGAGYGSITGLIRPQDHVVLDERAHACLNQGAHAATRNVVLADHLHNDSVHEHLARIRAHDTRNAVMVVTEGVYSMDSDTPRLAALQDICHAYDATLLVDVAHDLGALGPGGTGKIGEQGLLGQIDLVMGSFSKCFATNGGFIAARSENVAEYLSGYATSHFFSSALSPLQAAAALQCARIIQSPEGERRRAALEHVATRLRAALTKRGLTVLGDMSAIVPVETHSAAVARVACKLAEARGLILAIIEFPAVPLNSARFRMQLMCDHLPQDMDLTAQILDETVTEARELLTTGAEE; this is encoded by the coding sequence GTGGCCCAGGGAATTTCCTTCGCCACCCAGGACTACCTCGCGCTGTCCCGGGAGCCGTCCGTACGACGGGCCGTTGCCGAAGCCCTGGCGAAATACGGCCCGCATGCCGGGAGTTCTCCCATCCTCACCGGCCACACGCCACTGGCCGACCAATTGAAACGGGAAATCTCCCAACTCACCGGCATGGCACACATCATCCTGTTCCCCACCGGTTGGGGCGCCGGATACGGCTCGATCACCGGACTGATCCGGCCGCAAGACCATGTCGTTCTCGACGAACGCGCCCACGCCTGCCTGAACCAGGGAGCGCACGCCGCCACCCGCAACGTGGTGCTCGCAGACCATCTCCACAACGACTCCGTCCACGAACACCTGGCCCGGATCCGAGCCCACGACACCCGCAACGCCGTCATGGTCGTCACCGAAGGCGTCTACTCGATGGACTCCGACACCCCGCGACTGGCCGCACTTCAGGACATCTGCCACGCCTACGACGCCACACTGCTCGTGGACGTCGCCCACGACCTGGGCGCCCTCGGGCCCGGCGGTACCGGGAAGATCGGGGAACAGGGGCTGCTCGGCCAGATCGACCTGGTAATGGGGTCGTTCAGCAAGTGCTTCGCGACCAACGGCGGCTTCATCGCCGCCCGTTCCGAAAACGTGGCCGAGTACCTGTCCGGCTACGCCACGTCACACTTCTTCTCCTCGGCGCTCTCGCCACTCCAGGCAGCCGCGGCCCTGCAGTGCGCCCGCATCATCCAGTCGCCCGAGGGAGAACGCCGCCGCGCCGCCCTGGAACACGTAGCGACCCGACTGCGCGCCGCGCTGACCAAGCGGGGGCTCACCGTCCTCGGCGACATGTCGGCCATCGTTCCGGTGGAAACCCACTCAGCCGCCGTGGCGCGTGTCGCCTGCAAATTGGCCGAGGCCCGGGGACTGATTCTGGCGATCATCGAGTTCCCGGCCGTTCCGTTGAACTCGGCCCGCTTCCGGATGCAGTTGATGTGCGACCACTTACCACAAGACATGGACCTCACCGCGCAGATCCTCGACGAGACCGTGACCGAAGCCCGTGAACTGCTCACGACGGGAGCCGAAGAATGA
- a CDS encoding alpha/beta fold hydrolase — translation MTGPATSTPQVSERNPVRDLPLQHLDGFTHRWVDADGVRLHAVEGGRPSGPAVVLLAGFPQTWWAWRKVMPGLAHRFHVIAIDLPGQGHSERPERGYDTHAVAAHVHTAVKALGVSTYSLVAHDIGAWVAFSLALNFESHLRGVALLDAGIPGITLPETIPTDPERAWKTWHFAFHLVPDLPETLLAGREREYVGWFLKRKALSPDTFDDAEIDHYAAAVAVDGGLRACLAYYRDAAESARKNRAALGRRHLSVPVLGISSSHGSVPDMAAAISPWADNTTRIVVPDAGHFIPDEQPEAIAAAIADFIADAD, via the coding sequence GTGACTGGCCCGGCAACCAGCACTCCGCAGGTCTCCGAACGCAACCCCGTCCGTGACCTGCCCCTGCAGCATCTGGACGGATTCACTCACCGCTGGGTCGACGCGGACGGCGTCCGCCTGCATGCCGTCGAAGGCGGACGGCCGAGCGGCCCGGCCGTCGTCCTGCTCGCCGGATTCCCGCAAACCTGGTGGGCCTGGCGAAAGGTGATGCCCGGCCTCGCCCACCGGTTCCACGTCATCGCGATCGACCTGCCGGGTCAGGGCCACTCCGAGCGTCCGGAGCGCGGCTACGACACGCACGCGGTCGCCGCGCACGTCCACACCGCCGTGAAGGCTCTCGGAGTGTCGACGTACTCCCTGGTCGCCCACGACATCGGCGCCTGGGTCGCCTTCTCCCTCGCCCTCAACTTCGAGAGCCACCTGCGCGGGGTCGCTCTGCTCGACGCCGGAATTCCCGGTATCACTCTCCCGGAGACGATTCCCACCGACCCGGAACGAGCGTGGAAAACCTGGCATTTCGCGTTCCACCTCGTGCCCGACCTGCCCGAGACGCTGCTCGCCGGCCGCGAACGCGAGTACGTCGGCTGGTTCTTGAAGAGGAAGGCCCTGTCTCCCGACACGTTCGACGACGCCGAGATCGACCACTACGCGGCCGCCGTCGCCGTCGACGGCGGCCTGCGCGCTTGCCTCGCGTACTACCGAGACGCCGCGGAGTCGGCGCGCAAGAACCGCGCGGCGCTCGGGCGGCGGCACCTGTCCGTGCCCGTTCTCGGAATCTCCAGCAGCCACGGCTCCGTTCCGGACATGGCCGCCGCCATCAGCCCATGGGCCGACAACACCACCCGAATCGTGGTGCCCGACGCCGGACACTTCATCCCCGACGAGCAGCCCGAAGCCATCGCTGCCGCGATAGCAGACTTCATCGCCGACGCCGACTGA
- a CDS encoding M56 family metallopeptidase has protein sequence MLISVYIPLAVTAVLTVLAPPLARRLAPRPAVWALACTALVTTVGWTGSLALLAFTAVAQIPEVAAEGRWSVAALQAEDPVQLTVALVSALVLLAGVVSLTRAAVRQARHLLWARRACAQLPGDEELAVLDDGAPQAFALPGAPGRIVVSRGMLRCLDDEEREALLAHERAHLRCRHHLFQILWRLTTAVNPLLRPLADAGAFALERWADEEAATRIGSRRTVARAVGRAALATSAHAARPPALAATGGAVPQRVRALLAPPPPRRPLPIAGGALLLSLCCVGLANAASDSDHMLDEAQRAQCLTAIAQASPPGPEARHHQPPACCAHHLRGERGGHRA, from the coding sequence GTGCTGATCAGCGTCTACATCCCGCTCGCCGTGACGGCCGTGCTGACCGTCCTCGCGCCGCCGCTGGCCCGCCGGCTCGCTCCCCGCCCCGCCGTCTGGGCGCTGGCCTGCACCGCGCTGGTCACCACGGTCGGCTGGACGGGGTCGCTGGCCCTACTGGCCTTCACCGCGGTCGCGCAGATTCCCGAGGTGGCGGCGGAGGGCCGCTGGTCGGTAGCCGCCCTCCAGGCCGAGGACCCCGTCCAACTCACCGTTGCGCTCGTCAGCGCCCTCGTCCTGCTGGCGGGCGTTGTCTCCCTGACCCGCGCTGCCGTACGACAGGCCCGCCACCTCCTCTGGGCCAGGCGCGCATGCGCCCAGCTGCCCGGCGACGAGGAGTTGGCCGTCCTCGACGACGGCGCTCCGCAGGCGTTCGCCCTGCCCGGCGCGCCCGGCCGCATCGTGGTGTCACGCGGCATGCTGCGCTGCCTCGACGACGAGGAACGCGAGGCCCTGTTGGCACACGAGAGGGCTCACCTCCGCTGCCGGCACCACCTCTTCCAGATCCTGTGGCGGCTCACCACGGCCGTCAATCCGCTGCTGAGGCCGCTGGCCGACGCGGGCGCCTTCGCCCTGGAACGCTGGGCCGACGAGGAGGCCGCCACCCGGATCGGCAGCCGCCGGACCGTCGCCCGGGCCGTCGGACGGGCCGCCCTCGCCACCTCGGCCCACGCCGCGCGTCCCCCGGCCCTCGCCGCCACCGGCGGCGCCGTACCCCAACGCGTCCGCGCGCTGCTCGCCCCACCCCCGCCGCGCCGCCCCCTGCCCATCGCCGGAGGAGCCCTCCTGCTGTCCCTGTGCTGCGTCGGCCTCGCCAACGCCGCCTCCGACAGCGACCACATGCTCGACGAAGCGCAGCGGGCGCAATGCCTCACCGCGATCGCGCAGGCGAGCCCGCCCGGCCCCGAAGCCCGCCACCACCAGCCACCCGCCTGCTGCGCGCACCACCTGCGCGGCGAACGCGGGGGACATCGCGCGTAG
- a CDS encoding BlaI/MecI/CopY family transcriptional regulator, with the protein MNDFRGGAPGRRARGELESQVLAALWSADGPLTPRQVLQCLPRDLAYTTVLTIVSRLYGKGMLVRHRAGRGYAYEPARDEASHTAHRMRSLLEGGSDREAVLARFVSELSEQDEQLLHHLLSGNDGGDDPGQPTEGR; encoded by the coding sequence GTGAACGACTTCAGGGGCGGCGCCCCCGGCAGACGGGCGCGCGGCGAACTGGAGAGCCAGGTGCTCGCTGCCCTCTGGTCCGCGGACGGCCCACTGACACCGCGCCAGGTCCTGCAGTGCCTGCCGCGCGACCTCGCCTACACCACGGTCCTGACGATCGTGTCCCGGCTGTATGGCAAGGGCATGCTCGTCCGGCACCGCGCGGGCCGCGGATACGCCTACGAGCCGGCCCGCGACGAGGCGTCCCACACCGCCCACCGCATGCGGTCGCTGCTGGAGGGCGGCTCCGACCGGGAGGCGGTGCTGGCCCGCTTCGTCTCCGAACTCTCCGAACAGGACGAGCAGTTGCTCCACCACCTGCTCTCCGGAAACGACGGCGGCGACGACCCCGGGCAGCCCACCGAGGGGAGGTGA
- a CDS encoding glycosyltransferase, translated as MAHPGRTLPRPAPAGALPPPRGGAVPARRVAIVSASVGAGHDGAATELERRLAEGGFAVDRYDLLDLLPAGLGRAVRDGYHRMLVRAPWAYQRIYASTERAGGGGPVARTLLHASEDRVLKALHPGTGAVVSTYPGASRVLGGLRLAGRLTVPVLTYLTDFSVHPLWVAKGVDVHLAAHAVPAAQARAAGARDVRVCGPVADPRFRPSDVPERQRARARFGLPPDARLALLVAGSWGVGPVRQVARELRDGGAAVPVVVCGRNRPLAEQLRADGITHVHGWVDDMPDLMRAADVLVQNAGGLTCLEAFAAGLPVASYRCIPGHGLANAAALDEAGVAVWIRDPADLRSVLGDLADGPLGLRQRAAALALFADSSGAGPAAEIARVHRPGPPLPAPRPRARRRARSRRLVVTAAAACTVWACAVGTGVATAYDGPALLRAVGHDLDPDRPAPGHVPEGRHS; from the coding sequence ATGGCTCATCCCGGACGTACGCTCCCGAGGCCCGCTCCCGCGGGTGCCCTGCCGCCGCCCCGTGGCGGGGCGGTGCCCGCGCGCCGGGTGGCGATCGTCTCGGCGAGCGTCGGCGCCGGCCACGACGGTGCCGCCACCGAGCTGGAGCGCCGCCTCGCCGAGGGCGGATTCGCCGTCGACCGCTACGACCTGCTGGACCTGCTGCCCGCCGGGCTCGGCCGGGCGGTCCGGGACGGCTACCACCGGATGCTCGTCCGGGCGCCGTGGGCCTACCAGCGGATCTACGCCAGCACCGAGCGCGCCGGTGGGGGCGGCCCGGTGGCACGGACCCTGCTGCACGCCTCCGAGGACCGGGTGTTGAAGGCGCTGCACCCCGGGACCGGGGCCGTCGTCTCCACCTACCCCGGAGCCAGTCGCGTGCTGGGCGGCCTGCGCCTCGCCGGTCGTCTGACCGTCCCCGTCCTCACCTACCTGACCGACTTCTCGGTGCATCCGCTGTGGGTGGCCAAGGGCGTGGACGTCCACCTCGCGGCGCACGCCGTGCCCGCCGCTCAGGCGCGGGCGGCCGGGGCCCGGGACGTCCGGGTGTGCGGGCCGGTCGCCGACCCCCGGTTCCGCCCCAGCGACGTACCGGAACGCCAGCGCGCCCGGGCCAGGTTCGGGTTGCCGCCCGACGCCCGGCTCGCGCTGCTGGTCGCCGGTTCCTGGGGCGTCGGCCCCGTACGGCAGGTCGCCCGAGAGCTACGGGACGGCGGCGCCGCCGTCCCGGTCGTCGTCTGCGGCCGCAATCGGCCCCTCGCCGAGCAGTTGCGCGCGGACGGGATCACGCATGTCCACGGCTGGGTCGACGACATGCCCGACCTGATGCGCGCGGCCGACGTCCTGGTCCAGAACGCCGGCGGGCTCACGTGCCTGGAGGCGTTCGCCGCGGGGCTGCCGGTGGCCAGCTACCGCTGCATACCGGGCCACGGCCTGGCCAACGCCGCGGCCCTGGACGAGGCCGGGGTCGCCGTGTGGATCCGCGACCCGGCCGACCTCAGGAGCGTGCTGGGCGACCTGGCAGACGGCCCGCTCGGACTGCGTCAACGGGCGGCGGCGCTCGCGCTGTTCGCGGACTCCTCGGGCGCCGGCCCGGCCGCCGAGATAGCCCGCGTCCACCGCCCGGGCCCACCGCTCCCGGCCCCGCGGCCCCGCGCGCGGCGGCGGGCGCGCTCCCGGCGGCTCGTCGTCACCGCCGCCGCGGCCTGCACGGTATGGGCCTGCGCCGTCGGCACCGGAGTCGCCACGGCGTACGACGGGCCCGCCCTGCTGCGCGCCGTCGGCCACGACCTCGACCCGGACCGCCCCGCGCCCGGCCACGTTCCGGAGGGGCGCCATTCGTGA
- a CDS encoding polysaccharide deacetylase family protein, which yields MTTPPRLRATAWALALTALHCAPVVSTFGPLRNGAMPRLAGRGRADHVALTFDDGPDPRSTPHFLRLLDGQGVRATFFLLGSEARRSPGLVREIAAAGHEIGVHGWLHRPLLLRGPRATHDDFARARDTLAAITGSRPTLFRPPYGVMSTAAHVAAHRLGLTPVLWTCWGRDWTARATPESVHRTVVSDLHGGGTVLLHDSDCTSAPGAWRSTLGALPRILDTCRQRGYAVGPLRDHGWPGSVGLRPAAGDASGR from the coding sequence GTGACCACGCCTCCGCGACTCCGGGCGACCGCCTGGGCCTTGGCCCTCACCGCGCTGCACTGCGCTCCCGTCGTCTCCACCTTCGGCCCGCTGCGCAACGGCGCGATGCCCCGCCTCGCCGGTCGGGGTCGCGCGGACCACGTCGCGCTCACCTTCGACGACGGGCCCGACCCCCGCTCCACGCCGCACTTCCTGCGGCTGCTCGACGGCCAGGGGGTGCGTGCCACCTTCTTCCTGCTCGGCAGCGAAGCCCGTCGCTCCCCGGGCCTGGTCCGGGAGATCGCCGCCGCCGGCCACGAAATCGGCGTCCACGGCTGGTTGCACCGCCCCCTGCTCCTGCGCGGCCCGCGCGCCACCCACGACGACTTCGCCCGCGCCCGCGACACGCTCGCCGCGATCACCGGCAGCCGGCCCACGCTCTTCCGCCCCCCGTACGGCGTCATGTCCACCGCCGCGCACGTGGCCGCCCACCGCCTGGGACTCACCCCGGTGCTGTGGACCTGCTGGGGCCGGGACTGGACGGCCCGGGCCACTCCGGAATCGGTCCACCGCACGGTCGTCTCCGACCTGCACGGCGGTGGCACCGTCCTGCTCCACGACTCGGACTGCACCTCCGCGCCCGGCGCCTGGCGGTCAACTCTCGGCGCCCTCCCCCGCATTCTGGACACCTGTCGGCAACGGGGTTACGCGGTAGGCCCGTTGCGCGACCACGGGTGGCCCGGGAGCGTCGGCCTGCGCCCCGCCGCGGGCGACGCGTCCGGGCGCTGA